The genomic stretch TGTCGGTGGTGCCGTCCAGATACTGGCCGCCGCTGTCCAGAACCAGCAACTGCCCCGCTTGCAACCGGCTGTTGCTTTCTTCGTTGACCCGGTAATGCATCACTGCGCCGTTTTCTCCGGTGCCGGATATGGTCTCGAAACTGATATCGCGTAGTGCCGGATCCCGGCGGCGCAATTCTTCCAGCCGTTTGGCTACATCGATTTCGGTAAGGCTGCCGACAGGCTGGGCATCCAACCAACTGAGCAGCTCCACCACAGCTGCGCCGTCCCGCAGATGGGCGGCGGCGGATCCTGCGATCTCGGCTGCATTTTTGCGCGCTTTGGGCAGGGCGCAGGGGTCGCCTGCATCCACCAGTTGGTCTCCCAACCTCTCGGCAACAATCTGCGGCAGGCTGGCGCAGTCAACCGCGATGGGCCCGGTGAGTGTCTCCACAGCCTGCAAGAAAGCGCTTGGCGGATGGCTGGTGACGGATGAGGGCAGGTGGTCGCCCAGCTGTTGCAGCTTTTCGGAGGCCATAAACAGGTCCACCCGCGCATCACTGTGCAGGATGGCAAACCCATGTGCCACCGGGTTGCGCGCAATATCAGCACCCCGGATGTTCAACAACCACATGATGCTGTCGGGCAGGGTGATCAGCGCCGCCTGATGGCCTGCCTGGCTTAGCCCTTGGGCCAGGCGCTCACATTTTTGCGCAGCGGCCTCGCCGGCGTAGTCCAGGGGATGTGGCTGGACTGGCATCATGGGTGGTTCAGGTTGGTCCTGCCAGATCCGGTCAATGAGGTTGTCACATTGGGCCAGCGCGATACCTGTGCCCTGCAGTTCCTTGGCCAGAGCTGTAATCTGCGCAGTGGCATGCAGCCAGGGATCAAAGCCAATTTTGCCACCCTGAGGCAGCTGTTCTTTGAGCCATCTGCCAAGCCCCACTTCCGGCCAGGGCACCGGGGTGAAGAGGTCTGCAACCTGGCGCTTGACCTGGGTGCGGTAACGGCCGTCAATGAACACCCCAGCGGTGTTCTCCAGCACTGCGCAGAAGCCGGCAGACCCCGTAAAGCCGGTGAGCCAGCTCAGCCGCTCATCGCGCGGAGCCACATATTCCCCCTGATGTGCATCAGCACGGGGCACCAGAAAGCCGTTCAGCCCATCTTGGGCCAGTTCCGCGCGCAGGGCCAGAAGTCGTGGAGGGCCTTGCTCCGGGCGTGCGGTGACGTCGAAACTCTGGAACATGTGGGGGATCTCCTAGGGACGGGCTGGGGCAAGAGCAGGGGCGGTATAAACACGGCAAGCGAAAGAGAAACAGATCGGGCTTTTGCCACCAATGTCTGCAGGCCTGTTGGGCTAACTATCTCAATTGTTTCAAACTATAGCAGGGCTGACAAGGGGGGCACAGGGACCCAGGTGTTCCCTTGCAAAAGCGAGCGCTCCCGCCCGCAGTCAAAGCATCATAGATGCTGTTCCTGCCGTTGGGGGTGGCGCCGTGCTGTCGCACGGCACGGAGGAGCCCCAAAGCGATCCGACCGCATGGAACCTGTGATGAGCCACAGCCGCAGCGCGCGTTAGCGCGCTGCGGGGCCCAAGGCTTTGTGCCGCATCTGTGATGCGGCGTAAAGGCGCGGGAGCCCCCCCTTTCTGACTTGGGGGGAAAACAGTCTGGATTTTGTGTCATCCCTGGTCAAACAACAGCCGCAAAACGGCAGGGGCGCCTGGCTGGGCCTAGCTTGCTTTGCGGATCCCCATGACACGCGCACGGGCGCGGGGGTCGCTGTCGAACAGGGCAGCCAGTTGTTCTGTCATGGCGCCGGCAAGCTGCTCCACATCGGTAATGGTCACGGCGCGGTCGTAATAGCGCGTCACATCGTGGCCGATCCCAATGGCCAGTAGCTCTACCTGTTTGCGCTTTTCCACCATGGCGATCACATCACGCAGGTGTTTTTCCAGATAGTTGGCGGGGTTCACCGACAGGGTGCTGTCATCCACCGGCGCGCCATCGGAAATCACCATCAGGATCTTGCGCGCTTCCTGGCGGGCGATCATGCGGCGATGGGCCCATTCCAGCGCCTCGCCATCAATGTTTTCCTTCAGCAGGCCTTCTTTCATCATCAGACCCAGATTGGGGCGCACCCGGCGCCAGGGTGTATCGGCAGATTTATAGATGATGTGGCGCAGATCATTCAGCCGTCCCGGCATCTGCGGTCGCCCGTCATTAAGCCAGGCCTCGCGCGCCAGCCCGCCCTTCCAGGCGCGGGTGGTAAAGCCGAGGATCTCGACCTTGACGTTGCAGCGCTCCAGGGTGCGGGCCAGAACATCGGCGCAGATGGCGGCAATGGAAATGGGCCGTCCGCGCATGGAGCCTGAGTTGTCCAGCAAAAGCGTCACCACAGTGTCGCGGAACTCGGTGTCTTTTTCGCGCTTGAAGGACAGCGGCGTGGTGGGGTTGGCAATCACCCGCGCCAGACGGCCGGCATCCAGAATGCCCTCTTCCAGGTCAAACTCCCAGGAGCGGTTCTGCTGCGCCTGCAGGCGGCGCTGCAGCTTGTTGGCCAGGCGGCTGACGGCGCCTTTAAGCGGCTCAAGCTGTTGATCCAGATAGGCGCGAAGACGTTCCAGCTCTGCCGGTTCCGCCAGTTCTTCGGCGGCGATTTCTTCGTCATTGGCGTCGAGGAATACCTTGTACTCGGGGTCGGCCTCGGACACGGGCGGCGGTGGAGGCGGATCCAGCGGTGCCTCGCCATCGGGCATCTCGGTTTCTTCGGCCAGCTCCTCGTCGGCCATCTCATCCATCGAGACCTGGGCCTGACTTTCGTCCTGCTGTTGCTCCTGCGCCTGCTCGGCATCTGCCTCGGCCTGTTCGTCGTCGGAGTCATCCTCGCCATTGCTGTCGGGATCGGGCTGCTCTTCGGCGTTGTCTTCGGCCTCGTCGTCCTGGTTGTCGTCCAGCTCATCCGGGTCATCGCCCAGCTGGTCGCCATAGCCAAGATC from Phaeobacter sp. G2 encodes the following:
- a CDS encoding aminopeptidase P family protein, with product MFQSFDVTARPEQGPPRLLALRAELAQDGLNGFLVPRADAHQGEYVAPRDERLSWLTGFTGSAGFCAVLENTAGVFIDGRYRTQVKRQVADLFTPVPWPEVGLGRWLKEQLPQGGKIGFDPWLHATAQITALAKELQGTGIALAQCDNLIDRIWQDQPEPPMMPVQPHPLDYAGEAAAQKCERLAQGLSQAGHQAALITLPDSIMWLLNIRGADIARNPVAHGFAILHSDARVDLFMASEKLQQLGDHLPSSVTSHPPSAFLQAVETLTGPIAVDCASLPQIVAERLGDQLVDAGDPCALPKARKNAAEIAGSAAAHLRDGAAVVELLSWLDAQPVGSLTEIDVAKRLEELRRRDPALRDISFETISGTGENGAVMHYRVNEESNSRLQAGQLLVLDSGGQYLDGTTDITRTIAIGTPGAEECAAFTRVLQGMIAMSCLRWPKGLAGRDIEAVGRMPLWLAGQDFNHGLGHGVGAYLSVHEGPQRLSRVSTVPLEPGMILSNEPGYYREGAFGIRIENLLVVEQAPALATSDPDRDMLCWRGLTYAPIDRRLILGNMLTSAERDWLNAYHSETAAKLRPYVSVAAQSWLDDVTKPI
- the cobT gene encoding cobaltochelatase subunit CobT: MRKQNDNPADPFKKALAEATKVMADDPELSVSYTVDPSGVSGDNMRLPQVSRRMSREEVLLARGTADALALRRKFHDDATHAKYTPQGEMARDLYEAMETARCEAMGARHMPGTASNIDVKIRNEAIRRGYDQMKSSSEAPLAASAGYLVRHLATGRPLPEGADNVMELWRGFIESQAGETLENLDDKIADQSEFAKFARKIIADLGYGDQLGDDPDELDDNQDDEAEDNAEEQPDPDSNGEDDSDDEQAEADAEQAQEQQQDESQAQVSMDEMADEELAEETEMPDGEAPLDPPPPPPVSEADPEYKVFLDANDEEIAAEELAEPAELERLRAYLDQQLEPLKGAVSRLANKLQRRLQAQQNRSWEFDLEEGILDAGRLARVIANPTTPLSFKREKDTEFRDTVVTLLLDNSGSMRGRPISIAAICADVLARTLERCNVKVEILGFTTRAWKGGLAREAWLNDGRPQMPGRLNDLRHIIYKSADTPWRRVRPNLGLMMKEGLLKENIDGEALEWAHRRMIARQEARKILMVISDGAPVDDSTLSVNPANYLEKHLRDVIAMVEKRKQVELLAIGIGHDVTRYYDRAVTITDVEQLAGAMTEQLAALFDSDPRARARVMGIRKAS